A genomic window from Candidatus Methylomirabilota bacterium includes:
- a CDS encoding phosphate-binding protein yields MKRVRAVLLSALVTGTIGLWSAIGIAEVLKVDSALPAYKAVSGVSGNVSSIGSDTMNNLMTLWGEGFGKFYPNVKLQIEGKGSSTAPPALISGTAQLGPMSRPMKGTEVDAFEKKFGYKPTGLRSSVDALAVFVNKDNPIQCLTMEQVDAIFSKSRRYGYKENITTWSQVGLKGDWARRPISLFGRNSASGTYGFFKEHAMKNGDYKDEVKEQPGSASVVQGVTVDRYAIGYSGIGYATAGVRAVPIAEKTGMACTEATAENAYAGKYPLSRFLYVYVNKAPGKGLDPLMREFVRFIFTSQGQAVVIKDGYYPVPNSIAKEELAKVL; encoded by the coding sequence ATGAAAAGGGTACGTGCAGTACTACTGTCAGCGCTGGTCACCGGGACCATCGGACTGTGGTCGGCGATTGGCATCGCCGAAGTGCTCAAGGTGGACTCAGCGCTGCCGGCCTATAAGGCGGTGAGCGGAGTATCCGGAAACGTGTCCAGTATCGGGTCGGACACGATGAATAACCTGATGACCCTGTGGGGCGAGGGCTTCGGCAAGTTCTACCCGAACGTCAAGCTCCAAATCGAAGGGAAAGGCTCCTCCACGGCGCCGCCGGCGCTGATCTCCGGAACTGCCCAGCTTGGTCCGATGTCTCGCCCCATGAAGGGGACCGAGGTCGATGCCTTTGAAAAGAAGTTCGGCTACAAGCCAACCGGTCTCCGTAGCTCCGTGGATGCGTTGGCCGTCTTTGTGAATAAGGACAACCCCATCCAGTGCCTGACGATGGAGCAGGTGGACGCCATCTTTTCCAAGTCCCGGCGGTACGGCTATAAGGAGAACATCACCACCTGGAGCCAGGTCGGCCTGAAAGGCGACTGGGCCCGTCGGCCGATCAGCCTGTTCGGTCGTAACTCGGCCTCGGGGACGTACGGCTTCTTCAAGGAGCACGCGATGAAGAACGGCGACTATAAGGACGAGGTCAAAGAGCAGCCGGGCTCGGCCTCTGTTGTTCAGGGGGTCACCGTCGATCGGTATGCTATCGGCTACAGCGGGATCGGTTATGCTACGGCCGGCGTTCGAGCGGTGCCGATCGCCGAGAAGACGGGAATGGCTTGTACCGAGGCGACCGCCGAGAACGCCTACGCCGGCAAATATCCCCTCTCCCGTTTCCTCTACGTCTATGTCAACAAGGCGCCGGGCAAGGGCCTTGATCCGCTGATGCGGGAGTTCGTGAGGTTCATATTCACCAGCCAGGGCCAAGCGGTCGTCATCAAGGACGGCTACTACCCTGTCCCGAACTCCATCGCGAAAGAGGAACTGGCCAAGGTCCTCTAA